The genomic segment TAGATAATGTCTTGGAAAATAAAAGTAAAAAAATAGAGATATTCTCTGAAGAGTGCGAAGAAGCAGCAAAACAAGGTATCCCGCAATATGTGAGCCATCCACAACCAGAAGAGGGTAAGTTCCGTTTTGTCCAGGGTAAAGTCGCAGTACACACGAATGCGGGAACGGCGAATATCCCGGTATTGAACGAGTTAATGCCGACAAATACGTTATGGATGAATCCAGTGAGTTGCACTAAACTCGGCTTGAAAGATGGAGATGACATTGTTATTTCTTCTGGTAAGTATGAGCAAAAAGGTAAGTTAAAAATGACCGAAGGAATTCGGCCGGATACCGTATTCTGTTATCATGGGTTTGGACGAATTTCACCTGAACTGAAGAGAGCATACGGTAAGGGCATCAATGGTAATTGTTTGATTCCTAATGAAATTGGAGATGTGGGTAACACCGTTACCTCTGCTACGTTTGTAACGGTCCGAAAAGCCTAATGAAGTAAATATTTAGTTTGCAAAGTTGATTGAGTCAATGCGTCAACTAAAAAGGGAGAATTCATGGACAAAAGTATAATTGCAGAGCTCTATTTGTCTTTTGCAGCAATTTTTCACCGTCCTAACCAAGATGTTTCTGATCATTTGGAAGAGTTAATTATCCTCTGGTCTGAAGAAATACCAGGAATAGACATGCAGACTCAGGAATTGAAGAATTTTTGTCATCAATTCCTGCAGGGGGAACAGAGGCTCAATGCTTTGTGGGAACATTATATTCCTCTTTTTGAAACAGGTGCAGTTGAAGCCTCTCCTTATGCCTCTGTTTATTTCGAGGTCGAAGGCAGGGTTCTTGGTAAGGAAGCTTTTAATGTTAAACAATTTTATGCAAAATGTGGGTATGCAATGGGAACGGAAAGTGGCGAGCTTCCTGATCATTTGGCGGTTGAATTAGAGTTCTGTGCCTTGCTTGCCCAAAATGGACAGGAGTACACATTGAAAGAATTTGAAGAAAATCATTTAAATCCTTTCTTAAAGTGTATTTTGCCTAAGATTAAGAATTCTTCTCGTCCTGTTTACGCCGCTGTTGCGACTATTCTTGAAGTCAAACAGTTTAATTTACTGAAAGAGGGTGATTTTGTTGGCTAAAAAATATACTATGGTTGTTAACCTAGCTAAGTGCATAGGGTGTCAAGCCTGTACTGTTGCTTGTAAATTCCAGAATAATGTACCTGAAGGACAATTTAGAACGAAGACTCCCACAGAAGGGATTAAGGGGACTTATCCTAATGTTTCGACATATTTTATAAAAGAAGCATGCCAAATGTGTCAAGAGGCACCTTGTGTCAGTGTCTGTCCGACAAAGGCTTCTCACTACAATGAAGACGGAGTAGTCTTGATCGATATTAATAAGTGTGTGGGCTGCAAGTATTGTATGACAGCCTGCCCTTATGATGCTCGTTTTCTCAACAAGGAAACGGGTGCGGCTGATAAATGCACATTCTGTTACGAAGCAAGGGTTTCTAAAGGGGAAAAACCAGCCTGTGTTTCAACGTGTCTTGGTGGGGCTTTGATGTTTGGAGATCTTAATGATCCGTCAAGCGATGTTTCCAAGTTTCTGGCCACACATAAAAGTGAAGTTCGTAAACCTGAGTTCGGCACACACCCAAGTGTCAACTACATCTATGAAGGGGTGGTGAAGTAAAATGGACGTTACCTGGGGTGCGAGTGCAAGTGCAAATGAACTTGCTTGGGGCGGAATGATTGCAATTTATTTATTCCTAGCCGGGATTGCCGGTGGAGCATTTCTAACTGCTTCCTTGACAGATCTTTTCAATAAAAAGCAGTATTCAAAGGTAATTCGATCTGGAGCCTATATTGCTCCAATTACAATTATCATTGGTTTATTGTTATTGGTTGTTGACTTAGGTCGTCCGTTCACTTTCTGGAAACTTCTTCTTAATGTGAACTTTGGATCGGTAATGTCAATCGGTGTCTTTATCGTCTCGGGTTTCTCAGCTTTGTCAGTTGTATATGGTTTTCTTGTATGGTCAAGTGCTGCAGCAGAAAAAAAGGTTCTGATCACTACTGCTAACGCCGAAGTAGCAGCTACCTCAATGATAACAAAAGTTACTTCTATAGGTCAGGGCATTCAAGCTATTCGTAAACCTATAGCCGCGTTGGGAGTTCTGTTTTCGATTGGAACAGCTTCGTACACGGGTTTCTTATTATCCGCAATAGCAACCAACAGTTTCTGGCACACATCGTTTTTAGGTAGTGAATCAATTCCATTCTTGCCTATTCTATTTTTAGTGTCTGCAATTTCTACTGGTTTAGCAGCTACTTTGATTGGAGCAGTCAATTGCAGTGATTTAACTGTTTATAAAAAAGTTGATATTGTTCTCATCATTGTAGAGATCATCTTACTCTCTATTCTTTATCTATCCGTCAATCCTATTTACTTTACTGAAAGTATGACTGCTCTCTTCTGGTTAGGAGTTGTCTTGATAGGATTATTAATTCCATTGATTTTATCAATTTATGGTGTTGCTAAACACAAAAATATTGTTATTCCGGTTTGTGGGATGGTCGTTATTGGGGGACTGTGTTTACGATACTTCGTTGTGTATACTGGACAGTTGTTCAGATAATTTGGCAGTTTAGAGGATCAATTGAATATTATATCCTCGTTTATACTTATACGGGCTTTAAGCCCGTTTTCTTTTCGCAAATATATCATGATTCTAAAAGAAAAGTATTGAGTGATTACTGCAGAGAAAGCATTTGCGTAAGATTAATTTTATGAAGTTGGCGGTGATCCTGGGGGAGGCTCTTTTATCTCGAAAAGAGCGACAAGAGTACCGATGGCTAAGGCTAAACAGCTCAGCAGCAGTAGTAGATTAGCATCTTTTAAAACAAATTTCATAAAAACAAATGCAATAAGGATTCCAAAGCCTATTCCATAAACAACGGGAAACTTCGGCATCCTAACTCCCCCTCTTCTAGTCTTTCTTTCGGAATCTCTTAATCGTATATATAATAGAATATTCTGATTATATTATTGTATTCGTGGTCATATTATATGTTCCTGCTTCAAACTGAAAAAACTGTGGTTTCGTGTCTGTTAAATTTTTTATAATTGTAAATCATATAATGAATGAATAATTCGAAAAAGTTTTAAAACTGTGCAATAAAGCTTATGTAATAGAAGAAAATATGTGTTCCTAACTAAGATTGCAGGATAATGTCGTGTTGCTCTCGAAATTTTTAATAGTAGAGACGTGTCGAATTACGGAGAAAAAGTAAGACGCGAGTTCGTAGAACTCATGGATATTAAATATATAAAGGGGTGACCTTGTTGACAGATGATCGGTTGCTCTACAGTAGGCGACAAGTCTTAAATTTGGGACGTAAAGCTCTTATTGTCATAGGGGTAGGTTGCCTTTACCCTATAGGTCGCTATTTGACGGGGAACGAGGATCGATTGGCCGAGGCCCGTATTGCTAGTAGTGAAATGCCTTTGAGTCAGAATTGGAAGCGATTGGAGCAAACTCGCTTTTGGCTACGTCAGGGAGATAATGGGGTGGAGGCGATCTGGGGTAGTTGTACTCATTTGGGGTGTGAAGTGAACTTTAATCTCGAACAGGACCAATGGCTTTGCCCCTGCCATGGTAGTCGTTATAATAGAGAAGGTCAGCCTATTCAAGGGCCAGCTGTTATTCCCTTAGTACGAGCAAGCATAAAAGAGAAAGACGGTTATTATATTCTAAATCAGCCAAAAGGGTAAGTACAGGAGGGAGAACAAGATGGTTAAAAAGGAAAAGAGTTCCTTTATCGGACATATTCGCCCTCGCCAAATAAAAGCAGGAGCTCTTCGTCTTAGAGCTACTTTCTGCTTGGGTGGATTTTCTTTCTTGGCTTTTACCATATTGACTATCACTGGAGTGCTACTCATGTTTTATTATCAGCCTGGAGATAAAGCATTTGCTACCCTGAGTGAAATCGATTCCGCGCTGCCTTATGGGGGATTCATACGTTCACTGCATTTTTGGGCAGGCCAGTTGATGGTGATCAGTGTTTTTTTACATATGGTAAGGGTGGTATGGACTAGGTCCTACAGACCTATAAGCGAGCTTAATTGGATTGTTGGGGTAGTACTTTTTGTCTCGACTGTGATATTAGACTATTCTGGTTACCTTCTAAGGGGGGGACAGGAAAGCGGAGCCGCGGCATCAGTTGGACAAACTTTGCTTAGAACGTTACCTGGTGGGCAAGCTTTGGCAATAGTTTTTTTTGGACAACCTTCGCCTCTTAATGGGAGTACCATAAATGTTTTTGTTTGGCACATTTTTATTTTGTCGGGAATAGCAGGCTTTTTACAGATGTTCCATTTTTGGCGGGTACGGAAAAATGGTGGGGTGCGACCTTTGTAAAGGAGATGCGATAGAGTGTGGCAAGCAAGATTACGTGCTGAGAAAGAAAGTATTACGGATGTACAGGAAGAAAATATTGAACCCAATAAAAACGATAAGGTCATATTGAGTGAGTTGCAGGCGAGGGAATATATTAGTACATTTCTTTGGTTGGGCTTATTATTTGGCTTAACTATTCTATTAAAAGTCCCTTTAGATAGCTCTGCAGAGGCTACCGCAGTGGGTATATCTAAAGCGCCCTGGGTATTTGGATCAATTCAATGGCTTTTACAACGGTTTCCAGTTTGGCTGAGTGGGTGGGTATTGCCTGTTCTGTCGGGGATAGTGCTTTTAAGTTTACCGTGGTGGGCACAAAAAATAGGTAAAATGTGGACATGGATCGTTTTCCTGGTTCTGAGTTTGACTTGGGTAGGATTAACATTTTTGTATTGGTTTATGGACTGAAGGGGGGGTCAAGAATGTCTAAGCGTTTAAAGGTATTTTTGGGATTGGCAATTCTTATTTGCTTTGCAATGTTTTTTTGGGCAGTGAAATCATATAGCTCTTCCGCATGGCAGACTTGGCAAACAAAATATTTTGAAGCACAAATTGCTGTTCTTCAAGAAAATATGACTAAGGTCCAAGGAGAAGAGGAAGCGGAACAAATAAAACAAAAGATAAAGGAATGGCAGGAAAAGAAACCCACAGTGCAGGAGATCCGATTATCAAACGGCAACATTGAGCGTTGTACAACCTGTCATTTAGGAATTGAGGAAATTTCTAAGTCCCACCCTAGTGATATGGGATGTACGGTTTGCCATGGGGGAAATGCCTTATCCTTAGATGAGAAGACGGCTCATGAGGGGATGTATGGGGGAGGGCACTCAGGGCAGTTGGACGTGACCCGGCTAAGTTGCGGAGGTGGGAGTTCAGCAGTTGGACAGTGCCATAGTGGAAATAAACATGAGATTGATAATCAGGTGGATTTGATGAGCACCTCCTTAATGGCCAGTAAAGGGGGTGAACTCTCGATGACTAGGTACATGTATGGACTAGATATTCCACCTCAAATCTTGCTAAAGCCTGGGGAGACGGCTACTAATGTAGAAGTGCCCTTTAATCATCGTGCAGAGGAGATGAAATTCCAAGAAACTTGTTTATCAGCTTGCCACCAAACTGAAGGGAAACTACCGGGGCTAGAAGTTCAGTCTAACGGGTGTGAGAGTTGTCATGTACTTAGTAATAGTGAGCATACCTATGAGGGACGGGATGTTACCATATCACAAGAAAAACTAGGCTATGGGATGGAGCATAAATTAACAGTTCAAATTCCCTACACCCAGTGTAATCAATGTCATAATCAGGGAGAATATGAACTCTACACTATGGATTTTACTCCCCGTCCTGATTTAGATCGCGTTAATTCTTCTCCGTCACCGGATAAAGAGAGTTTGGAGACGCGTTGGCAGAATGTATATTCCCCAGGATTAGTTTTTACTAAATGTGAAGTCAACTTAGATTGCATCGACTGTCATACGCGGAAGGAGGTTATGGGGGATGGAGAGATGCACGTTTCCGAATGGAAAGCATTGAAAATTCAATGTCAGGACTGCCATGGAACTACGGACAGTAAGCCTCAAGAGTGGACAATAACAGATAGATCTGATATAGCTTGGGCGGAAGCTCGCATCAATCCTGATTTTCCCTCTCTCGAAATGGGGGATGTTATTCTGAAGACATTAAAGGGAGAAGAATTACCATACGTCCGCCTGGAAAACGGTCAATGGTTTAGTTATCGCAAAACAAACGGAGAGAAATTTCTGATTCCGCAGGTTATAGGTAGCAAATGCCTCCAGGATCCTGATAAACAGTCTTCAGACGACTGTCATAAATGCCATGATGTATCAAAGGATAAACCTTCTTCAGGCGGGAATAAGTAAAATAGAAATACTATAGCCAGATATGTGATATTATAGAGATAGAGTTTAGAATTTATTTACACTCATTGAAAGTCAACATAAGAAGTAGGTGAATGGCTATGGACAGTTATCAACTTAAAATATTTTGTACGGTCACTCGTGCCCAAAGCTTTTCTAAGGCTGCAAAATTGTTGCATATGAGTCAACCTGCGGTGAGTACACATATTAAGAATATGGAGGAATATTATCAAGGAGTACTCTTTGAACGAACCCCACATGGTGTCATTTTAACAAAAGCAGGCGAGGTTTTTTACGATTATGCCCAAAAAATCCTCGACCTTCACGATGAAATGGAACAGCAACTGGAAAGTGTTCTTCTAAGGAAGAGTCATCAGATTATCGTTGGAGCAAGTACTACAATAGGGAACGTTTCTCTCCCTTGTTCGATTTATCTTTTTAAAGAGGAATATCCAGAAGTTTCAATTCGTTTGGAAATTGCCAATTCTGATGAAATTTTACGTAAGTTAATGGTTAACGAAGTTAATATTGGCGTTTTTGAAGGTCACCATGAGTCCCCCGACCTCAATGCTATTCCTGTGACTTCAGACGAATTAGTCTTAATCGCTTCTCCTCATCATTCAAAGGAGGAAGGGAGCATTTCGATTGAGAACTTTTTGAAAAGACCTCTTATTCTTCGTGAAGATGGCTCAGGTACACGGAAAATACTAGCTGATGCTTTGGAAAGACATGGGCATAACATTAATGACCTCAATGTCATTACTGAGATGACAACAATTGATGCCATTAAATCTGCAGTCGAAGCGGGCTTAGGTGAGGCTATCGTTCCTCGTCTTGCTGTTCGTAAGGAAGCATATCTTGGAACGTTGAAGGTGCTAAAAATAACAGGAATGGAAATGCCTTTGGATTTTAACATTATTTACCCTTCTCAAAGATCTTTATCTACAGCGGCGAAACGGTTTATCCGATTTCTATCTGATCCTGAAGAGCGTTATTTGTGCTAAATAGAGGGAGGGGTACAGAGGACTAAACTAAGAAACGAATCAATAATTTAGTTCCGATCCAAACCCCTACCAAAATAGCGCCTCCAAAGATCCATCCGGTCAGGGAGCCCGAGGCTATACCGTTAAGAAATCCACCAATATTACATCCGTAGGCAATCCTTGCGCCATATCCCATTAAAATTCCACCGAGTAAAGCAGAGATAAAAAATTTTTTCTTGCGAATTGGGCGAAAACGAGCTTGTGAAGCTATTAGAGTTGACCAAAAGGCACCTAATACGACTCCAAGATTTAAATATGTTCCATCCAAGGATAATAAGTCACTAAAGGTAAAATAACTTTCTTTAGCTAGGCCTATCTTAAAGGCGAACCAAAGCGCCCATTCTTCGATATTGAGTGTTACGCCCCAGGGACATTGCCGTACATAGAGAATGATGATATTTAGAAACGCAAGAATTATAGCTCCAACCCAATAAGGCCAGGGACCATGCGAAAAGATCTTCCAGAACGATTTCATAATAATCACATTCTTTCTACGTGTGTGTTTTCGTAAGCTCCAAATGCCAAATTCCATTATCTATCTCAGTCTCTTCAATCATATATTTATTTTTCTTAGCCCATACGACAATTCCTTGTGAAGTGCAACTATGTTCTGTTTCCATAATCAGCATATCTCCAATTGCCATAGTTTTAAGCTTTTTCTGGGCCTTTATCAAAGGGATCGGGCACATTTCCCCCCAAATTTCTAATCGATACTGTTCCATGTCAATCACCTACTCCCCAAGTTGTTTATGTTGCCACCATTTAGCCAATTTCCAAAGGCCCGCTAGGATTAAAAGCTCAATAATCAGGGTCGGAATCCAACCAAGAAGAGCAGGAATAAAAATTCCAGGCCATTCTCCGAAGGTTCCCTGCCAAAAAGATCGCGTATTTTTTCCTGCGAAGGCTCCGATGAGCACACCCACGAGAGCGAGCATTTGCATTTCAAAACCTTCACCAATCCGCATCAGTATTCCTGAGATACAACCGCCGGCAAGAACCATTCCTATTCCGAAAAGGATTCCGCCAACGATCGTTGCGAGTCCGAATGGAAGAATAAACAAGGTAAGCGAGTAATGAGTGTTTTGACTAATTTGATATACAATGGCAAAGCCAATAATACTTAGTCCTATTAATAAAATAACGGATCGAGTTATTTCTGTAATTCCTGTAATCATCGGGTCGCGAAAAGCAGCCGTAAAGCAGAAACGTGATTTTTGAAGAGTATAACCTATAGCTGTGCCTAAAGCGAAAATAAGAGCAATCTTAACGCTAAACTGCAATAATGTAAGGAAAAACATAAACATAAATACTGAATAAGCAAGATTCCATTTACGTTGTGATTTTACCATGCTGTTTCCTCACTTTAATTAGTGTAAGCTTTCACGTAAAGAATAGCATTATAGAATTGTGCTTGTCAATTAATTACGGGGAAGATATGTTTACTGGATTTCTCTAAAAGTATATATAAATAGGTTGGTTCAAAGATGAAACAAGCATTCTTGCTTAAGAGTGGAAGTCCTCAGCCTAGGTACTAGGAGCAACCCTGCAGTTATTGAATGACCTGCCATATATTTTGAGTAGTAAATTAGTTAGAAATCGACATAATAAACTTTATGTTGACACATAGTATTCCCTATGGTATTCTAATTGAGCGCTAAGGGACAGCCGTTCCGAAGCCGGCAGAAATGCTGGCAAGTGCATGGGGGCTTAGAAATGACACTTGACTCGGTAGAGAGAAAATGTTAATCTAAGAATCCACGCAGACGGGCTTCAAATGAAGTTCAGAAGCGAAAAAGGCACTTGACTCGAGAGAGTCAATCTGACTAAAATAAATAACTGTCGCGAGTGATTGCGACGACAAAGATTGGTCTTTGAAAACTAAACAACAAGGAACAGCCAAGTGACTCGTTAAAGAGTTTGAGATGAATTTGAGCAATCAAATTTTCTTCATAAATTTTATGGAGAGTTTGATCCTGGCTCAGGACGAACGCTGGCGGCGTGCCTAACACATGCAAGTCGAACGGAGAACTCAATAAGCTTGCTTAGCGAGTTTTAGTGGCGGACGGGTGAGTAACGCGTGGGTAACCTACCCATTAAATCGGGACAACCCTTGGAAACGAGGGCTAATACCGGATACGTTTAACTGATGGCATCATCGGTTAAAGAAAGATGGCCTCTGAACATGCTATCGATAATGGATGGACCCGCGTCTGATTAGCTAGTTGGTGGGGTAAAGGCCTACCAAGGCGACGATCAGTAGCCGGCCTGAGAGGGTGAACGGCCACACTGGGACTGAGACACGGCCCAGGCTCCTACGGGAGGCAGCAGTGGGGAATCTTCCGCAATGGACGAAAGTCTGACGGAGCAACGCCGCGTGTATGATGAAGGCCTTCGGGTTGTAAAGTACTGTTTTCAGGGACGAACGGTAGATATGCAAATAGTGTATTTACATGACGGTACCTGAGGAGGAAGCCCCGGCTAACTACGTGCCAGCAGCCGCGGTAATACGTAGGGGGCAAGCGTTGTCCGGAATCATTGGGCGTAAAGGGCGCGTAGGCGGATAATTAAGTCTGGTGTGAAAACTTGGGGCTCAACCCCAAGCCTGCATCGGAAACTGGTTATCTTGAGGACAGGAGAGGAAAGTGGAACTTCCACGTGTAGCGGTGAAATGCGTAGAGATGTGGAGGAACACCAGTGGCGAAGGCGACTTTCTGGACTGTAACTGACGCTGAGGCGCGAAAGCGTGGGGAGCAAACAGGATTAGATACCCTGGTAGTCCACGCCGTAAACGATGAGTGCTAGGTGTAGAGGGTATCGACCCCTTCTGTGCCGCAGTTAACACAATAAGCACTCCGCCTGGGGAGTACGGCCGCAAGGTTGAAACTCAAAGGAATTGACGGGGGCCCGCACAAGCGGTGGAGCATGTGGTTTAATTCGACGCAACGCGAAGAACCTTACCAAGGCTTGACATCCTACGAATTCTTAGGAAACTAAGGAGTGCCCTTCGGGGAACGTAGAGACAGGTGGTGCATGGTTGTCGTCAGCTCGTGTCGTGAGATGTTGGGTTAAGTCCCGCAACGAGCGCAACCCCTATGTTTAGTTGCTAACGAGTAAGGTCGAGCACTCTAGACAGACTGCCGGTGATAAACCGGAGGAAGGTGGGGATGACGTCAAATCATCATGCCCCTTATGTCTTGGGCTACACACGTGCTACAATGGCCGGTACAGACGGAAGCGAAGCCGCGAGGTG from the Desulfitobacterium metallireducens DSM 15288 genome contains:
- a CDS encoding TorD/DmsD family molecular chaperone, with product MDKSIIAELYLSFAAIFHRPNQDVSDHLEELIILWSEEIPGIDMQTQELKNFCHQFLQGEQRLNALWEHYIPLFETGAVEASPYASVYFEVEGRVLGKEAFNVKQFYAKCGYAMGTESGELPDHLAVELEFCALLAQNGQEYTLKEFEENHLNPFLKCILPKIKNSSRPVYAAVATILEVKQFNLLKEGDFVG
- a CDS encoding cytochrome b N-terminal domain-containing protein — protein: MVKKEKSSFIGHIRPRQIKAGALRLRATFCLGGFSFLAFTILTITGVLLMFYYQPGDKAFATLSEIDSALPYGGFIRSLHFWAGQLMVISVFLHMVRVVWTRSYRPISELNWIVGVVLFVSTVILDYSGYLLRGGQESGAAASVGQTLLRTLPGGQALAIVFFGQPSPLNGSTINVFVWHIFILSGIAGFLQMFHFWRVRKNGGVRPL
- the nrfD gene encoding NrfD/PsrC family molybdoenzyme membrane anchor subunit, with the translated sequence MDVTWGASASANELAWGGMIAIYLFLAGIAGGAFLTASLTDLFNKKQYSKVIRSGAYIAPITIIIGLLLLVVDLGRPFTFWKLLLNVNFGSVMSIGVFIVSGFSALSVVYGFLVWSSAAAEKKVLITTANAEVAATSMITKVTSIGQGIQAIRKPIAALGVLFSIGTASYTGFLLSAIATNSFWHTSFLGSESIPFLPILFLVSAISTGLAATLIGAVNCSDLTVYKKVDIVLIIVEIILLSILYLSVNPIYFTESMTALFWLGVVLIGLLIPLILSIYGVAKHKNIVIPVCGMVVIGGLCLRYFVVYTGQLFR
- a CDS encoding ubiquinol-cytochrome c reductase iron-sulfur subunit is translated as MTDDRLLYSRRQVLNLGRKALIVIGVGCLYPIGRYLTGNEDRLAEARIASSEMPLSQNWKRLEQTRFWLRQGDNGVEAIWGSCTHLGCEVNFNLEQDQWLCPCHGSRYNREGQPIQGPAVIPLVRASIKEKDGYYILNQPKG
- a CDS encoding sulfurtransferase TusA family protein, which gives rise to MEQYRLEIWGEMCPIPLIKAQKKLKTMAIGDMLIMETEHSCTSQGIVVWAKKNKYMIEETEIDNGIWHLELTKTHT
- a CDS encoding selenium metabolism-associated LysR family transcriptional regulator, whose product is MDSYQLKIFCTVTRAQSFSKAAKLLHMSQPAVSTHIKNMEEYYQGVLFERTPHGVILTKAGEVFYDYAQKILDLHDEMEQQLESVLLRKSHQIIVGASTTIGNVSLPCSIYLFKEEYPEVSIRLEIANSDEILRKLMVNEVNIGVFEGHHESPDLNAIPVTSDELVLIASPHHSKEEGSISIENFLKRPLILREDGSGTRKILADALERHGHNINDLNVITEMTTIDAIKSAVEAGLGEAIVPRLAVRKEAYLGTLKVLKITGMEMPLDFNIIYPSQRSLSTAAKRFIRFLSDPEERYLC
- a CDS encoding 4Fe-4S dicluster domain-containing protein — its product is MAKKYTMVVNLAKCIGCQACTVACKFQNNVPEGQFRTKTPTEGIKGTYPNVSTYFIKEACQMCQEAPCVSVCPTKASHYNEDGVVLIDINKCVGCKYCMTACPYDARFLNKETGAADKCTFCYEARVSKGEKPACVSTCLGGALMFGDLNDPSSDVSKFLATHKSEVRKPEFGTHPSVNYIYEGVVK
- a CDS encoding YeeE/YedE thiosulfate transporter family protein yields the protein MKSFWKIFSHGPWPYWVGAIILAFLNIIILYVRQCPWGVTLNIEEWALWFAFKIGLAKESYFTFSDLLSLDGTYLNLGVVLGAFWSTLIASQARFRPIRKKKFFISALLGGILMGYGARIAYGCNIGGFLNGIASGSLTGWIFGGAILVGVWIGTKLLIRFLV
- a CDS encoding YeeE/YedE thiosulfate transporter family protein; amino-acid sequence: MVKSQRKWNLAYSVFMFMFFLTLLQFSVKIALIFALGTAIGYTLQKSRFCFTAAFRDPMITGITEITRSVILLIGLSIIGFAIVYQISQNTHYSLTLFILPFGLATIVGGILFGIGMVLAGGCISGILMRIGEGFEMQMLALVGVLIGAFAGKNTRSFWQGTFGEWPGIFIPALLGWIPTLIIELLILAGLWKLAKWWQHKQLGE